The genomic interval CGGTGACGACGGTGCCGGGCGTGCTGAAGTCGGTCCACGCGCGCGACCTGATGCTGCTGCCGCGAGTGTCGCTGAACGGCTATTTCCAGGACGCCTACATGGTCGACCAGTATCTGACCGGCGCCCCCTTTGCCCTCTACCGCACCGCCAAGCGGCTGCAGGCCGGCCTCGGTCTCAGGAGCCTGGCCTGCGGGGCCTTTCCATCCACCAGATGATCGCCCCGGCCGGGATCACCCACAGCAGTCCGGCGACGGCGAAATAGGCCAGACGCACCCAGGTCGATGCCTGTTGAAGGGTCATGTCTCCGATCACCATCGCCACCAGCGCATAGACCACGACGAAGGTGACCAGCACGACCATTCCGACGAACTTGCGCAGCGACGGTCTCATCCGATGTTCCTCATCCCGTTGCGGTTGCGTCAGCGTCGCAATGTCGCAAAGGCGGATCGAAAGGCGCCGGCCGACTTGCCGTGACACCGGTGGACCTATATCTCAGCCGGTCAAAGGTCAAATACCGGATCCTGCCATGCCTATCCCGTCCACCGCCGTCCCGCCCGCCGCCGTGACCGTCCCGCCCGCCGACCGGGCGCTGGCCCGCAACCGGGCGCTGATCCGCTGGTGGCTCTATGGCATCTGCCTGTTGATCCTGGCCATGGTGGTCGTCGGCGGCGCCACGCGGCTGACGGAATCGGGCCTGTCGATCACCGAGTGGAAGCCGATCCACGGCATGATCCCGCCGCTCAACGAGGCGGAGTGGCAGGAGGAGTTCGACAAGTACCGCCAGATCCCGCAGTACCAGCTCATCAACAAGGGCATGAGCATGGACGAGTTCAAGTTCATCTTCTGGTGGGAATGGGCGCATCGCCAGCTCGGCCGTTTCATCGGCATCGCCTATTTCGTGCCGCTCGCCCTGTTCTGGCTGCAGGGGCGGGTCGAGCCCTGGCTCAAGCCGCGGCTCGTGCTCGGCCTCTTCCTCGGCGGCCTGCAGGGGGCGGTCGGCTGGTGGATGGTCGCATCGGGCCTGGTCGAGCGCACCGACGTCAGCCAGTACCGGCTCGCCGTGCACCTGACGCTCGCCTGCGTGATCTTCGCCTATCTGTTCTGGCTGGCCCGGCGCCTGGTGCCGGCGCGCAGGACGGCCCCGGATGCCGACCGCGCCAGCACGCCCTTCGCGAAGGCCGTGCTGGCGCTGGTGCTGGTGCAGATCTTCCTCGGCGGCCTGGTCGCCGGGCTCAACGCCGGGCTGACCTTCAACACTTGGCCGCTGATGGACGGACAGATCGTGCCGGCCGGCCTGCTGGCCATGGAGCCGGCGTGGAAGAACTTTTTCGAGAACGTCATGACGGTGCAGTTCCAGCACCGGGTGGCGGCCTATGTCCTGGTCGCGGCGGTGCTCGTCTTTGCCTGGAGCGTGCTGACCCGCTCGGCCCACGCCCCGCTGCGCGGAGCCGCCATGGCGCTCGGCGGGCTCGTCCTCGCCCAGCTCGTGCTCGGCATCCTGACCCTGCTGGCGCAGGTGCCGCTCGATCTCGCCCTGCTGCACCAGGCGACCGCCGTTCTGGTGCTCGGCGCTGCCGTCGAGGTACTGGTCGTGCTCAAGGGGCCGGTGCCCGGCGGCGCTGCCGCCGCCGGGTAGGAGATCCGTCCGCTCAGGCTGGCAGGCTTTCGAGCGCCTGGTCGAGATCCGCGATCAGGTCCTCCGGATCCTCCAGGCCGATCGACAGCCGCACCACGTCCGGGCCCGCGCCGGCCGCCGTCTTCTGCTCGTCGCTCAGCTGGCGGTGGGTGGTCGAGGCGGGATGGATGATCAGGCTGCGGGTGTCGCCGATGTTGGCCAGGTGCGAGAACAGCTGCACGTTGGAGACCAGCGCGACGCCTGCCTCGTAGCCGCCCTCGACGCCGAAGGTGAACACCGCGCCGGCGCCCTTGGGGCAGTATTTCTGCTGCAGCGCGTGGCAGGGGTCGGACGGCAGCGCCGCATAGGACACCCAACTCACCTTCGGATGGCCCGACAGGTGCAGCGCCACCTTGAGCGCGTTGTCGCTGTGGCGCTGCATGCGCAGCGGCAGCGTCTCGATGCCGGTCAGGATCATGAAGGAATTGAACGGCGAGATCGCCGGCCCGAGGTCGCGCAGGCCGAGCACCCGGCAGGCGATGGCGAAGGCGAAGTTGCCGAAGGTCTCGTGCAGGACGATGCCCTGGTACTCGGGGCGCGGCGTTGACAGCAGCGGGTAGCGGCCGCTCGCCGACCAGTCGAAGCTGCCGCCGTCGACGATGACGCCGCCCATGGAATTGCCATGGCCGCCCATGAACTTGGTCAGCGAATGCAGCACGATGTCGGCGCCGTGCTCGATCGGCCGGCACAGGTAGGGCGTGGCCAGCGTGTTGTCGACGATGAGCGGGATGCCGTGCTTCTTGGCGATCGCCGCGATGCCGCCGATGTCGGTGACGATGCCGCCCGGGTTGGCCAGGCTCTCGATGAAGATCGCCCGTGTGGTGCCGTCGATCGCCGCCTCGAAGCTGGACAGGTCGGCCGGATCGGCCCACTTGACGTTCCAGCCGAAGCTCTTGAACGAGTGGTTGAGCTGGTTGATCGAGCCGCCGTAGAGCTTCCTGGAGGCGACGATGGTGTCGCCCGGCGTCATCAGCGTGTGGAAGGCGAGCAGCTGCGCCGAATGGCCCGAGGCGACCGCGAGCGCCGCCGTGCCGCCTTCCAGCGCGGCGACGCGCTCCTCCAGCACCGCCGTCGTCGGATTGGTGATGCGGGTGTAGATGTTGCCGAAGGCCTGCAGCCCGAACAGCGAGGCGGCGTGATCGACATCGTCGAAGACGAACGACGTCGTCTGGTAGATCGGTGTCACGCGCGCGCCGGTCGAGGGATCGGGCTGCGCGCCCGCGTGGATCGCCAGGGTCGCAAAACCCGGATTGCCTTCGCTCATGTCTGTCCTCCCCAGGGTCTGGTATGGTGTCGGGTGGGGCGGAGTGTGGCTGAAGGCCGAAGCCCGGTCAAAGAAAAGCGGTTCTTTTGTGGGCCAGCGGGTGGGCCGCCGATTGCCGAAAGGCCTAGTCCATGGGATCGATTTTCCGGTCGCCGCCGAGTCCGCGGTGCTGGAAGCCGGCCTTCAGCGTCGGGCGCCGGGCCGACAGGGTGCGCGAATTCACCCCCGCCCAGCCGATCTCGCCGGACAGCCGGCCGTATTCGATCTTCGGGCAGCGGTCCATGACCACCTTGATACCGGCCGCCTCGGCCTTGCGTGCGGCCGCGTCGTTGCGCACGGTGAGCTGCATCCAGATCGCCTTCGGCCGCATCGGCTCGGCCAGGATCTCGTCGACCACCAGGCCGGCGGCGGCGGAATTGCGGAAGATGTCGACCATGTCGGGCGTGCCCGGCAGGTCTTTGAGCGAGGCGTAGACCCGCTGGCCGAGGATCTCGCCGCCGGCATGGCCGGGGTTGATCGGCCATACCTCGTAGCCCTTCGACAGCAGGTATTTCAGCACGAAATAGGACGGCCGCACGGCGTTGGCGCTGGCGCCGACCATGGCGACGGTCTTCACCTCGTCGAGGATGGTGCGGATGTAGTCGTCGGAATAGGCGTCGTGATTCACGGCGGGGCCTTCCATGGGGCAGGGCGGCGGCGGGGCTAGCGTCCCGTCCACTCCGGCTTGCGCTTCTGCAGGAAGGCATTGATGCCTTCCTCGGCGTCGCGGGCGAGCATGTTGTCGACCATCACCCGGGAGGCATAGGCATAGGCCTCGGCGAGCGGCATCTCCAGCTGGCGGTAGAAGGATTCCTTGCCGATCTTCAGCGTCAGCGGCGACTTGGAGGCGATCGTCTCGGCGTATTTCTGCACCACCTGTTCCAGGTAGTCGGCGGGCACGATGCGGTTGATCAGGCCGAAGTCCTTGGCGGTCGCCGCGTCGATGCTCTCGCCGGTCAGCAGCATTTCCATCGCCTGCTTGCGCGCGACGGTGCGCGACAGCGCCACCATGGGCGTGGAACAGAACAGGCCGATGTTGACGCCCGGCGTGCAGAAGGTGGCCGTGTCGGTGGCGATCGCCAGGTCGCAGGAGGCGACCAACTGGCAGCCGGCGGCGGTGGCGACGCCGGTGACCACCGCGATCACCGGCTTGGGGTGATGGACGATCTG from Polymorphum gilvum SL003B-26A1 carries:
- a CDS encoding DUF2842 domain-containing protein: MRPSLRKFVGMVVLVTFVVVYALVAMVIGDMTLQQASTWVRLAYFAVAGLLWVIPAGAIIWWMERPRRPGS
- a CDS encoding COX15/CtaA family protein gives rise to the protein MPIPSTAVPPAAVTVPPADRALARNRALIRWWLYGICLLILAMVVVGGATRLTESGLSITEWKPIHGMIPPLNEAEWQEEFDKYRQIPQYQLINKGMSMDEFKFIFWWEWAHRQLGRFIGIAYFVPLALFWLQGRVEPWLKPRLVLGLFLGGLQGAVGWWMVASGLVERTDVSQYRLAVHLTLACVIFAYLFWLARRLVPARRTAPDADRASTPFAKAVLALVLVQIFLGGLVAGLNAGLTFNTWPLMDGQIVPAGLLAMEPAWKNFFENVMTVQFQHRVAAYVLVAAVLVFAWSVLTRSAHAPLRGAAMALGGLVLAQLVLGILTLLAQVPLDLALLHQATAVLVLGAAVEVLVVLKGPVPGGAAAAG
- a CDS encoding O-acetylhomoserine aminocarboxypropyltransferase is translated as MSEGNPGFATLAIHAGAQPDPSTGARVTPIYQTTSFVFDDVDHAASLFGLQAFGNIYTRITNPTTAVLEERVAALEGGTAALAVASGHSAQLLAFHTLMTPGDTIVASRKLYGGSINQLNHSFKSFGWNVKWADPADLSSFEAAIDGTTRAIFIESLANPGGIVTDIGGIAAIAKKHGIPLIVDNTLATPYLCRPIEHGADIVLHSLTKFMGGHGNSMGGVIVDGGSFDWSASGRYPLLSTPRPEYQGIVLHETFGNFAFAIACRVLGLRDLGPAISPFNSFMILTGIETLPLRMQRHSDNALKVALHLSGHPKVSWVSYAALPSDPCHALQQKYCPKGAGAVFTFGVEGGYEAGVALVSNVQLFSHLANIGDTRSLIIHPASTTHRQLSDEQKTAAGAGPDVVRLSIGLEDPEDLIADLDQALESLPA
- a CDS encoding CoA-binding protein — its product is MNHDAYSDDYIRTILDEVKTVAMVGASANAVRPSYFVLKYLLSKGYEVWPINPGHAGGEILGQRVYASLKDLPGTPDMVDIFRNSAAAGLVVDEILAEPMRPKAIWMQLTVRNDAAARKAEAAGIKVVMDRCPKIEYGRLSGEIGWAGVNSRTLSARRPTLKAGFQHRGLGGDRKIDPMD
- a CDS encoding enoyl-CoA hydratase, with translation MSESVSAARVEPKPPLASLLHNGVLRLVMQRPERMNSLSEEMMAALAAAFAEAAEDPGVRVILLAGEGRAFCAGHDLKEMTAARAHPDRGRGYYEDMMRRCAALMLQIVHHPKPVIAVVTGVATAAGCQLVASCDLAIATDTATFCTPGVNIGLFCSTPMVALSRTVARKQAMEMLLTGESIDAATAKDFGLINRIVPADYLEQVVQKYAETIASKSPLTLKIGKESFYRQLEMPLAEAYAYASRVMVDNMLARDAEEGINAFLQKRKPEWTGR